A genomic window from Deinococcus detaillensis includes:
- a CDS encoding HpcH/HpaI aldolase/citrate lyase family protein, translating to MKRPRSALFVPGDKPRAIAKSRTLGADVIILDLEDAVAPEHKEQARENICAALREGFPCPVWVRLNISGSIWEQADQEAVLCEKPDGLVLPKVEEAGVARSMTLGVPLWLMIETARGVLAAPDLAAEQSVAGLIVGANDLAHDLRTGPDPERTPLLFALSAVVLAARAHRKGVLDAVYNTFTDTVGFERECLDGRALGFDGKTLIHPSQVETANRSFGVSPAEVEAAHELLHAWEAGRREGKSLVTVRGRMVEEMHVKAAQDVLAQAGTSAPL from the coding sequence ATGAAGCGTCCCCGCAGCGCTCTCTTTGTTCCCGGCGACAAGCCCCGCGCCATTGCCAAGTCGCGCACGCTCGGCGCGGACGTGATTATTCTGGACTTGGAAGACGCGGTGGCTCCCGAACACAAAGAACAGGCCCGTGAAAATATCTGCGCCGCGCTGCGGGAGGGCTTTCCCTGTCCGGTATGGGTGCGCCTCAACATTTCCGGCAGCATTTGGGAACAGGCCGACCAAGAAGCCGTGCTGTGCGAAAAACCCGACGGCTTGGTGCTGCCCAAAGTCGAGGAAGCGGGAGTGGCCCGCAGCATGACGCTGGGCGTGCCGCTGTGGCTGATGATCGAGACGGCGCGGGGCGTGCTGGCCGCCCCCGACCTCGCCGCCGAGCAGAGCGTGGCGGGCCTGATCGTGGGAGCCAACGACCTCGCCCACGACCTGCGAACCGGCCCAGACCCAGAGCGCACGCCGCTGCTTTTTGCCCTCAGCGCGGTGGTGCTGGCCGCCCGCGCCCACCGTAAAGGCGTGCTGGACGCCGTTTACAACACCTTTACCGACACGGTGGGTTTTGAGCGCGAGTGCTTAGATGGCCGCGCTCTCGGCTTTGACGGCAAAACGCTGATCCACCCCTCGCAGGTGGAGACGGCCAACCGCAGCTTCGGAGTCAGCCCAGCCGAGGTGGAGGCCGCCCACGAACTGCTGCATGCCTGGGAAGCGGGCCGCCGAGAGGGCAAAAGTTTGGTGACGGTGCGGGGCCGGATGGTCGAAGAAATGCACGTCAAAGCGGCGCAGGACGTGCTGGCACAAGCCGGAACGTCCGCGCCGCTTTGA